Proteins from a single region of Harmonia axyridis chromosome 4, icHarAxyr1.1, whole genome shotgun sequence:
- the LOC123678546 gene encoding 26S proteasome non-ATPase regulatory subunit 4 translates to MVLESTVICVDNSDYMRNGDYLPTRLQAQQDAVNLVCHSKTRSNPENNVALLTLAKVEVLVTLTSDVGRILSKLHQVQPDGDINLHTGIRIAHLALKHRQGKNHKMRIVAFVGSPVVTEEKELVKLAKKLKKEKVNVDIVNFGEEAINTEILSSFINTLNGRDGSGSHLVTIPPGPHLSDALISSPIIQGEDGTGGAGLGASGFEFGVDPNEDPELALALRVSMEEQRQRQEEEARRAREASSSESEAKVPEIKEEHSDEAMLERALAMSMEQSEPEGKVPSEVDFANMTEDEQIAFAMQMSMQDTQESSTSALKKEEPMEVETDEDYTEVMNDPAFLQSVLENLPGVDPQSEAVRQAVGNLKDKKKDEKDDKTKK, encoded by the exons atggtACTAGAGAGTACTGTAATTTGTGTCGACAATAGTGATTATATGCGAAATGGTGATTATTTGCCTACCCGTCTTCAAGCCCAGCAAGATGCTGTAAACCTAGTATGCCATTCAAAGACTAGATCGAATCCAGAAAATAATGTTGCTTTATTAACTCTTGCAAAAGTAGAAGTATTGGTTACGCTCACCAGCGATGTGGGTCGTATTCTATCAAAACTTCACCAAGTTCAACCTGATGGAGATATTAACTTGCACACAGGTATAAGGATTGCCCATTTAGCATTAAAACATCGTCAGGgcaaaaatcacaaaatgaGAATAGTTGCCTTTGTTGGAAGCCCTGTTGTTACAGAGGAAAAGGAACTTGTAAAACTAGCGAAGAAACtcaaaaaagaaaaagtaaATGTTGATATAGTGAATTTTGGAGAAGAAGCAATCAATACTGAAATTTTGTCATCCTTTATAAATACATTGAATGGAAGAGATGGTAGTGGTAGTCACTTAGTGACTATCCCTCCAGGTCCTCATCTATCGGATGCTCTTATCTCTTCTCCAATCATACAGGGTGAAGATGGAACTGGAGGAGCAGGTCTAGGAGCTTCTGGTTTTGAATTTGGTGTTGATCCTAATGAAGATCCTGAATTAGCTTTAGCCCTCAGAGTTTCTATGGAAGAACAAAGACAAAG ACAAGAGGAGGAAGCTAGAAGAGCAAGGGAGGCATCTTCTTCAGAATCAGAAGCCAAGGTTCCAGAAATCAAAGAAGAACACAGTGATGAAGCCATGTTGGAAAGAGCTTTAGCAATGTCGATGGAACAGAGTGAACCTGAAGGGAAAGTACCATCAGAAGTAGATTTTGCTAACATGACTGAAGACGAACAGATTGCTTTTGCTATGCAAATGTCTATGCAGGATACTCAAGAATCATCAACTTCTGCGTTAAAAAAGGAAGAGCCTATGGAAGTTGAGACAGATGAAGATTATACAGAAGTAATGAATGATCCTGCGTTTTTACAGAGTGTTCTAGAAAATTTACCTGGAGTAGATCCTCAATCAGAGGCTGTTCGCCAAGCTGTTGGTAATTTGAAAGATAAGAAGAAAGATGAAAAGGATGACAAAACAaagaagtaa
- the LOC123678548 gene encoding pre-mRNA-splicing factor ATP-dependent RNA helicase DHX16-like yields the protein MSNKGERKKKRYETSSDSESVDSAEEARRKDLKERDDFAERLKERDEQKTRNIVQASERRAYEEAAKRLKLENENREKIIPSLRIRSRRKYLEKRKEDKIQELEADIADDEYLFEEEILTERERKERQHKKELLKLAQEHEKARELERIQRYHMPKDMGTSDYVEVDELEKMPLSEQKKWEKDQMSSAVFKFGARDAVKKDEYELLLEDLIEFIQALKLPGTKEDKKEPELTEYQKKKLDIEETKKSLPVFPFRDDLIQAVKDYQVLIIEGETGSGKTTQIPQYLHEAGFTKDGKKIGCTQPRRVAAMSVAARVAQEMNVKLGNEVGYAIRFEDCTSERTIIKYMTDGTLHREFLSEPDLQSYSVMIIDEAHERTLHTDILFGLVKDIARFRPDLKLLISSATLDAQKFSEFFDDAPIFRIPGRRFPVDIYYTKAPEADYVDACVISVLQIHATQPLGDILVFLTGQEEIETCMELLTDRTRRLGSKVKELIILPVYANLPSDMQAKIFEPTPPGARKVILATNIAETSVTIDNIIYVIDPGFAKQNHFNSRTGMESLIVVPISKASANQRAGRAGRVAAGKCFRLYTAWSYKHELEDNTIPEIQRINLGNAVLMLKALGINDLVHFDYLDPPPHETLILALEQLYALGALNHHGELTKLGRRMAEFPVDPMMAKILLASEKYKCSEEIVTIAAMLSVNGALFYRPKDKSIHADTARKSFNHIGGDHFSLLNVYNQWRDTEYSTQWCYDNFIQHRSLRRARDVREQLVGLMQRVEIEMVSNPTEIDNIKKAITSGYFYHIARLSKGGNYKTVKHNQTVTIHPNSSLFEDLPRWLLYHELVFTSKEFVRQVIEIESKWLLEVAPHYYKPKELEDSTNKKMPKTVGRSTMTA from the exons ATGAGTAACAAAGGAGAGCGTAAAAAGAAACGCTATGAAACTAGTTCAGATTCTGAAAGTGTAGATAGTGCTGAAGAAGCTCGTCGTAAAGATTTAAAGGAAAGAGATGATTTTGCTGAACGTTTAAAGGAACGAGATGAACAGAAGACAAGAAATATCGTACAGGCATCTGAGAGACGTGCCTATGAAGAAGCAGCTAAAAGACTCAAGTTGGAGaatgaaaatcgtgaaaaaattataCCATCATTGCGAATTCGATCCAGAAGAAAATATCTGGAAAAACGAAAAGAAGATAAAATCCAGGAATTGGAAGCAGATATTGCAGATGATGAATATCTTTTCGAAGAAGAAAT ctTGACAGAAAGGGAACGGAAAGAACGGCAACATAAGAAGGAACTATTAAAGTTGGCTCAAGAACATGAAAAGGCAAGAGAGCTTGAAAGAATACAGAGGTATCATATGCCGAAAGATATGGGTACTTCAGATTACGTTGAAGTTGATGAACTTGAGAAAATGCCACTTTCCGAACAAAAGAAATGGGAAAAGGATCAGATGTCCTCAGCGGTGTTCAAATTTGGAGCTAGAGATGCAGTGAAGAAAGACGAATATGAGCTTCTTCTTGAAGATCTAATTGAATTTATACAAGCTTTGAAATTGCCTG GAACAAAGGAAGATAAAAAAGAACCTGAATTAACTGAATACCAGAAGAAAAAATTAGATATAGAGGAGACTAAGAAAAGCTTACCAGTATTTCCTTTTAGGGATGATCTTATTCAGGCTGTTAAAGATTATCAGGTTCTCATCATCGAAGGAGAAACAGGATCAGGAAAAACAACTCAAATTCCACAATATCTTCATGAAGCAGGCTTCACAAAAGATG GCAAAAAGATTGGATGCACTCAACCAAGGAGGGTAGCAGCAATGTCTGTAGCTGCGAGAGTGGCGCAAGAAATGAATGTTAAATTAGGGAACGAAGTAGGTTATGCCATACGTTTTGAAGATTGTACTTCCGAAAGAACCATCATAAAATACATGACTGATGGTACCTTACATCGAGAATTCCTGTCTGAACCAGATTTACAGTCATACAGTGTGATGATTATCGACGAAGCTCACGAAAGAACCCTACATACAGATATTCTATTTGGCTTGGTCAAAGATATAGCAAGATTCCGGCCCGatttaaaattattgatttccagTGCGACGCTAGATGCccagaaattttcagaatttttcgatGATGCACCTATTTTTAGGATTCCGGGACGTAGATTCCCTGTCgatatttattatacaaaagcACCCGAAGCAGACTATGTGGATGCTTGCGTGATATCAGTCCTCCAGATTCATGCTACACAACCTTTAGGGGATATTTTAGTGTTCTTGACTGGTCAGGAAGAGATTGAAACTTGCATGGAGTTACTTACAGATAGGACAAGAAGATTAGGGTCTAAAGTGAAGGAACTGATCATTCTACCTGTGTATGCCAACTTGCCAAGTGATATGCAGGCTAAGATCTTCGAGCCCACACCTCCAGGAGCTAGGAAAGTCATTCTGGCTACAAATATAGCAGAAACATCTGTCACCATAGACAATATAATTTACGTTATTGATCCAGGATTCGCGAAACAGAATCATTTTAACTCAAGGACTGGAATGGAAAGTTTGATTGTTGTCCCAATATCCAAGGCTTCTGCTAATCAGAGAGCCGGTAGAGCAGGTAGGGTAGCAGCAGGTAAATGCTTCCGATTGTATACTGCCTGGTCGTACAAGCATGAGCTAGAGGATAATACGATACCGGAAATTCAGAGAATAAATTTGGGAAATGCAGTATTAATGCTTAAAGCTCTTGGGATTAATGATCTAGTCCATTTCGATTACCTGGATCCCCCACCTCATGAAACTTTGATTTTGGCTTTGGAGCAGCTTTATGCTCTGGGGGCTTTGAATCATCACGGAGAATTAACTAAATTGGGTAGGAGGATGGCCGAGTTTCCAGTTGATCCTATGATGGCCAAAATATTGTTGGCATCAGAAAA GTACAAATGTTCAGAAGAAATTGTAACTATAGCAGCCATGTTATCAGTGAATGGGGCGTTATTTTACAGACCCAAAGATAAGAGTATTCATGCAGATACCGCAAGAAAGAGTTTCAACCATATTGGAGGTGATCATTTCAGTTTGCTGAATGTGTATAACCAATGGCGTGATACCGAGTATTCAACACAATGGTGTTATGATAACTTCATACAACACAG ATCTTTGAGAAGGGCTAGAGACGTAAGGGAACAACTAGTTGGTTTAATGCAGAGAGTAGAAATCGAGATGGTTTCTAACCCAACAGAAATAGATAATATCAAGAAAGCTATAACTTCTGGTTATTTCTATCATATTGCCAGACTTTCAAAAGGAGGAAATTATAAAACTGTAAAACATAATCAG acTGTAACTATTCATCCAAACAGTTCATTGTTTGAAGATCTTCCCAGATGGCTTCTATACCATGAACTGGTTTTTACAAGTAAAGAGTTTGTGAGGCAGGTAATCGAGATTGAAAGCAAGTGGTTATTGGAAGTAGCTCCCCATTATTATAAACCAAAGGAACTCGAAGattcaacaaataagaaaatgCCTAAGACGGTTGGGAGAAGTACGATGACTGCATGA
- the LOC123678550 gene encoding pre-mRNA-splicing factor ATP-dependent RNA helicase DHX16-like yields the protein MSNKGERKRKRYETSSDSESVDSAEEARRKDLKERDDFAERLKKRDEQKTRNIVQASERRAYEEAAKRLKLENENREKIIPSLRIRSRRKYLEKRKEDKIQELEADIADDEYLFEEEILTERERKERQHKKELLKLAQEHEKARELERIQRYHMPKDMGTSDYVEVDELEKMPLSEQKKWEKDQMSSAVFKFGARDAVKKDEYELLLEDQIEFIQALKLPGTKEDKKEPELTEYQKKKLDIEETKKSLPVFPFRDDLIQAVKDYQVLIIEGETGSGKTTQIPQYLHEAGFTKDGKKIGCTQPRRVAAMSVAARVAQEMNVKLGNEVGYAIRFEDCTSERTIIKYMTDGTLHREFLSEPDLQSYSVMIIDEAHERTLHTDILFGLVKDIARFRPDLKLLISSATLDAQKFSEFFDDAPIFRIPGRRFPVDIYYTKAPEADYVDACVISVLQIHATQPLGDILVFLTGQEEIETCMELLTDRTRRLGSKVKELIILPVYANLPSDMQAKIFEPTPPGARKVILATNIAETSVTIDNIIYVIDPGFAKQNHFNSRTGMESLIVVPISKASANQRAGRAGRVAAGKCFRLYTAWSYKHELEDNTIPEIQRINLGNAVLMLKALGINDLVHFDYLDPPPHETLILALEQLYALGALNHHGELTKLGRRMAEFPVDPMMAKILLASEKYKCSEEIVTIAAMLSVNGALFYRPKDKSIHADTARKSFNHIGGDHFSLLNVYNQWRDTEYSTQWCYDNFIQHRSLRRARDVREQLVGLMQRVEIEMVSNPTEIDNIKKAITSGYFYHIARLSKGGNYKTVKHNQTVTIHPNSSLFEDLPRWLLYHELVFTSKEFVRQVIEIESKWLLEVAPHYYKPKELEDSTNKKMPKTVGRSTMTA from the exons ATGAGTAACAAAGGAGAGCGCAAAAGGAAACGCTATGAAACTAGTTCAGATTCTGAAAGTGTAGATAGTGCCGAAGAAGCTCGTCGCAAAGATTTAAAGGAAAGAGATGATTTTGCTGAACGTTTAAAGAAACGAGATGAACAGAAGACAAGAAATATCGTACAGGCATCTGAGAGACGTGCCTATGAAGAAGCAGCTAAAAGACTCAAGTTGGAGaatgaaaatcgtgaaaaaattataCCATCATTGCGAATTCGATCCAGAAGAAAATATCTGGAAAAACGAAAAGAAGATAAAATCCAGGAATTGGAAGCAGATATTGCAGATGATGAATATctttttgaagaagaaat ctTGACAGAAAGGGAACGGAAAGAACGGCAACATAAGAAGGAACTATTAAAGTTGGCTCAAGAACATGAAAAGGCAAGAGAGCTTGAAAGAATACAGAGGTATCATATGCCGAAAGATATGGGTACTTCAGATTATGTTGAAGTTGATGAACTTGAGAAAATGCCACTTTCTGAACAAAAGAAGTGGGAAAAGGATCAAATGTCCTCAGCGGTGTTCAAATTTGGAGCTAGAGATGCAGTGAAGAAAGACGAATATGAGCTTCTTCTTgaagatcaaattgaatttatacAAGCTTTGAAATTGCCTG GAACAAAGGAAGATAAAAAAGAACCTGAATTAACTGAATATCAGAAGAAAAAATTAGATATAGAGGAGACTAAGAAAAGCTTACCAGTATTTCCTTTCCGGGATGATCTTATTCAAGCTGTTAAAGATTATCAGGTTCTCATCATCGAAGGAGAAACAGGATCAGGAAAAACAACTCAAATTCCACAATATCTTCATGAAGCAGGCTTCACAAAAGATG GCAAAAAGATTGGATGCACTCAACCAAGGAGGGTAGCAGCAATGTCTGTAGCTGCGAGAGTGGCGCAAGAAATGAATGTGAAATTAGGGAACGAAGTAGGTTATGCCATACGTTTTGAAGATTGTACTTCCGAAAGAACCATCATAAAATACATGACTGATGGTACCTTACATCGAGAATTCCTGTCGGAACCAGATTTACAGTCATACAGTGTGATGATTATCGACGAAGCTCACGAAAGAACTCTACATACAGATATTCTATTTGGCTTGGTCAAAGATATAGCAAGATTCCGGCCCGatttaaaattattgatttccagTGCGACGCTAGATGCccagaaattttcagaatttttcgatGATGCACCTATTTTTAGGATTCCGGGACGTAGATTCCCTGTCgatatttattatacaaaagcACCTGAAGCAGATTATGTGGATGCTTGCGTGATATCTGTCCTTCAGATTCATGCAACACAACCTTTAGGGGATATTTTAGTGTTCTTGACTGGTCAGGAAGAGATTGAAACTTGCATGGAGTTACTTACAGATAGGACAAGAAGATTAGGGTCTAAAGTGAAGGAACTGATCATTCTACCTGTGTATGCCAACTTGCCAAGTGATATGCAGGCTAAGATCTTCGAGCCCACACCTCCAGGAGCTAGGAAAGTCATTCTGGCTACAAATATAGCAGAAACATCTGTCACCATAGACAATATAATTTACGTTATTGATCCAGGATTCGCGAAACAGAATCATTTTAACTCAAGGACTGGAATGGAAAGTTTGATTGTTGTCCCAATATCCAAGGCTTCTGCTAATCAGAGAGCCGGTAGAGCAGGTAGGGTAGCAGCAGGTAAATGCTTCCGATTGTATACTGCCTGGTCGTACAAGCATGAATTGGAGGATAATACGATACCGGAAATTCAGAGGATAAATTTGGGTAATGCTGTATTAATGCTTAAAGCTCTTGGGATTAATGATCTAGTCCATTTCGATTACCTGGATCCCCCACCTCATGAAACTTTGATTTTGGCTTTGGAGCAGCTTTATGCTCTGGGGGCTTTGAATCATCATGGAGAATTAACTAAATTGGGTAGGAGGATGGCCGAGTTTCCAGTTGATCCTATGATGGCCAAAATATTGTTGGCATCAGAAAA GTACAAATGTTCAGAAGAAATTGTAACTATAGCAGCCATGTTATCAGTGAATGGGGCCTTATTTTATAGACCCAAAGATAAGAGTATTCATGCAGATACCGCAAGAAAGAGTTTCAACCATATTGGAGGTGATCATTTCAGTTTGCTGAATGTGTATAACCAATGGCGTGATACCGAGTATTCAACACAATGGTGTTATGATAACTTCATACAACACAG ATCTTTGAGAAGGGCTAGAGACGTAAGAGAACAATTGGTTGGTTTAATGCAGAGAGTAGAAATCGAGATGGTTTCTAACCCAACAGAAATAGATAATATCAAGAAAGCTATAACTTCTGGTTATTTCTATCATATTGCCAGACTTTCAAAAGGAGGAAATTATAAAACTGTAAAACATAATCAG acTGTAACTATTCATCCAAACAGTTCATTGTTTGAAGATCTTCCCAGATGGCTTCTATACCATGAACTGGTTTTTACAAGTAAAGAGTTTGTGAGGCAGGTAATCGAGATTGAAAGCAAGTGGTTATTGGAAGTAGCTCCCCATTATTATAAACCAAAGGAACTCGAAGattcaacaaataagaaaatgCCTAAGACGGTTGGGAGAAGTACAATGACTGCATGA